A portion of the Microbacterium hominis genome contains these proteins:
- a CDS encoding DUF2254 domain-containing protein, producing MTGQDGAMRRRFAVLSEAVASRLWPVPLVAIIAAVILGIALPVLDRALDPSIPDGLSRLLFSGGVDAARAVLSAIAGSLITAASLTFSLTVVALQLASSQASPRLLRMFSADPMVHATLALFLGTFSFSLTVLRTVEDATDQAAAFVPRIALTTASLLTLASVVLLVFFLAHLARELRVETMMRDVHREASQTIRLLADDRPGRPVAAPATPSDARLVRAPSSGFLTGVDRHALMETAVAHDVVVRELRPVGANIVEGAPLAQWWPAAGAASADAERAGIDARILDAFSAAYERTPSQDIGFGLRQLGDVAAKALSPGVNDPTTAVHALGHITALLGDLAEIDEPPAAWGDDDGRPRLIPAGDTFDDLVEVGLQQVRRYGAGDADVAERLLRAVDDLGWRLHRPGQRAVLTAQLHRIEASIARADYDDTERERYARLAERARASLSAR from the coding sequence ATGACCGGGCAGGACGGTGCGATGAGGCGCCGATTCGCCGTGCTCAGCGAGGCCGTCGCCTCGCGCCTGTGGCCTGTGCCGCTGGTGGCGATCATCGCGGCGGTCATCCTCGGCATCGCCCTGCCCGTCCTGGATCGCGCACTCGACCCGTCGATTCCCGACGGACTGTCGCGTCTGCTCTTCTCCGGAGGGGTGGATGCCGCGCGCGCCGTGCTCTCGGCGATCGCCGGATCACTTATCACCGCGGCATCCCTGACCTTCTCGCTCACCGTCGTGGCGCTGCAGCTGGCCAGCAGTCAGGCTTCGCCGCGGCTGCTGCGGATGTTCTCCGCCGACCCGATGGTGCACGCCACGCTCGCACTGTTCCTCGGCACGTTCTCGTTCTCGCTGACGGTGCTGCGCACGGTGGAGGACGCCACCGACCAGGCCGCCGCGTTCGTGCCGCGCATCGCCCTCACCACCGCGTCGCTGCTCACGCTCGCCAGCGTCGTGCTGCTGGTGTTCTTCCTCGCGCACCTCGCCCGTGAGCTGCGGGTGGAGACGATGATGCGCGACGTGCACCGGGAGGCGTCGCAGACCATCCGCCTGCTCGCCGACGATCGTCCCGGCAGACCCGTCGCCGCCCCGGCCACACCGTCCGACGCACGCCTCGTGCGCGCCCCGTCGTCGGGATTCCTCACCGGCGTCGACAGGCACGCGCTGATGGAGACCGCCGTCGCGCACGACGTGGTCGTGCGGGAGCTCCGGCCCGTCGGCGCGAACATCGTCGAGGGGGCGCCGCTCGCGCAGTGGTGGCCCGCCGCGGGCGCGGCGAGCGCCGACGCGGAGCGGGCGGGCATCGATGCGCGCATCCTCGACGCGTTCTCGGCCGCATACGAACGCACGCCGAGCCAGGACATCGGGTTCGGCCTGCGCCAGCTCGGGGATGTCGCCGCCAAGGCACTGTCGCCGGGGGTGAACGACCCGACGACGGCGGTGCACGCCCTCGGCCACATCACCGCGCTGCTGGGCGACCTCGCCGAGATCGACGAGCCCCCGGCCGCGTGGGGCGATGACGACGGCCGACCACGATTGATCCCCGCCGGCGACACGTTCGACGACCTCGTCGAGGTGGGACTCCAGCAGGTGCGACGGTACGGCGCCGGCGACGCCGATGTCGCGGAGCGTCTGCTGCGGGCCGTCGACGATCTCGGCTGGCGTCTGCACCGGCCGGGACAGCGCGCG
- the ppa gene encoding inorganic diphosphatase: MGAYDAVIEIPRNSKIKYEVDHGTGRVFLDRILYTPMGYPSNYGFFENTLGEDGDPLDVLVLLDHDIAPGVIVKVRPVAVLKMSDEAGGDDKVVAVLAKDPRWTHIQDVADISEYLQKEITHFFEHYKDLEPGKWVKVDEWADAAEAERLVAEAFTRFEEHEGETRTQGEGEAPNTL, translated from the coding sequence ATGGGCGCGTACGACGCCGTCATCGAGATCCCCCGCAACAGCAAGATCAAGTACGAGGTCGATCACGGCACCGGCCGCGTCTTCCTCGACCGCATCCTGTACACGCCGATGGGCTACCCCTCGAACTACGGCTTCTTCGAGAACACCCTCGGCGAAGACGGCGACCCGCTCGATGTACTGGTCCTGCTCGACCACGACATCGCCCCCGGCGTGATCGTGAAGGTGCGCCCGGTCGCCGTGCTCAAGATGAGCGACGAGGCCGGCGGCGACGACAAGGTCGTGGCGGTGCTCGCCAAGGACCCGCGCTGGACCCACATCCAGGACGTCGCCGACATCTCCGAGTACCTGCAGAAGGAGATCACCCACTTCTTCGAGCACTACAAGGACCTCGAGCCCGGCAAGTGGGTCAAGGTCGACGAGTGGGCCGACGCCGCCGAGGCCGAGCGCCTCGTCGCCGAGGCGTTCACCCGCTTCGAGGAGCACGAGGGCGAGACCCGCACGCAGGGCGAGGGCGAAGCGCCCAACACGCTGTAG
- the tilS gene encoding tRNA lysidine(34) synthetase TilS: MDERRPSLPPAVAEVRLAVRRALATLPAGATVVAGLSGGADSLALAAALAFEAPKAGVRVRAVTVDHGLQPGSDEVAARASRTATGLGLEAQVVRVQVSGEGGPEAAARSARYAALVDAARAASATAVVTAHTLDDQAETVLLGLARGAGAASLQGMAAASEVGGMLLLRPLLEVRRATTRAACEADGLAPWDDPHNRDHAFARVRAREKVLPVLERELGPGIAEALARTAAQLREDAEAFDEMIEETIEDIVAHAEAGISVSVAALAANPAALRHRIIRHVVAAEFHQPLTRVQTLEVARLVTDWAGQGPIDLPGCRARRIGGRVEFTAR; this comes from the coding sequence ATGGACGAGCGCCGCCCCAGCCTTCCTCCCGCCGTCGCCGAGGTCCGCCTGGCGGTGCGCCGCGCCCTCGCGACGCTGCCGGCCGGTGCGACGGTGGTCGCGGGGCTGTCGGGCGGCGCGGACTCCCTCGCCCTGGCGGCGGCCCTCGCCTTCGAGGCGCCGAAGGCGGGTGTGCGCGTGCGCGCGGTGACGGTCGATCACGGTCTCCAGCCGGGTTCCGACGAGGTCGCCGCGCGGGCGTCGCGGACGGCGACGGGGCTCGGCCTGGAGGCGCAGGTGGTGCGCGTGCAGGTCTCGGGGGAGGGCGGCCCCGAGGCGGCGGCGCGCTCGGCGCGATACGCCGCCCTGGTGGATGCCGCGCGCGCGGCATCCGCGACCGCCGTCGTCACCGCCCACACCCTCGACGACCAGGCCGAGACGGTGCTGCTGGGGCTCGCCCGGGGTGCCGGGGCCGCGAGCCTCCAGGGGATGGCGGCGGCGTCCGAGGTCGGGGGGATGTTGCTGCTGCGCCCGCTGCTCGAGGTGCGGCGCGCGACCACGCGGGCGGCGTGCGAGGCCGACGGCCTCGCCCCCTGGGACGATCCGCACAACCGCGACCACGCCTTCGCGCGCGTGCGTGCCCGCGAGAAGGTGCTGCCCGTGCTCGAGCGCGAGCTCGGCCCGGGCATCGCCGAAGCCCTCGCCCGCACCGCCGCGCAGCTGCGGGAGGACGCGGAGGCCTTCGACGAGATGATCGAGGAGACGATCGAGGACATCGTCGCGCACGCCGAAGCCGGCATCTCCGTCTCTGTCGCCGCGCTCGCCGCGAATCCGGCGGCGCTGCGCCACCGCATCATTCGGCACGTGGTGGCGGCCGAGTTCCACCAGCCGCTCACGCGCGTGCAGACCCTCGAGGTCGCGCGGCTGGTGACCGACTGGGCGGGGCAGGGGCCGATCGATCTTCCCGGATGCCGGGCCCGCCGCATCGGCGGACGCGTGGAGTTCACGGCGCGGTGA
- the hpt gene encoding hypoxanthine phosphoribosyltransferase, producing MRAADIADDLTEVLVTEEQILAKLEEIAARVAADYEGKDLVLVGVLKGAVMVMADFARALPTLVPMDWMAVSSYGASTKSSGVVQIRKDLDTDLHGKHVLIVEDIIDSGLTLSWLLENFASRGAASIEVFALLRKPEAAKVVVDCKYVGFDIPTDFVVGYGLDYAEKYRNLRDVAVLAPHVYS from the coding sequence ATGCGCGCCGCTGACATCGCCGACGACCTGACCGAAGTGCTCGTCACCGAAGAGCAGATCCTCGCCAAGCTCGAGGAGATCGCCGCGCGGGTCGCGGCCGACTACGAGGGCAAGGACCTTGTGCTGGTGGGGGTGCTCAAGGGCGCCGTCATGGTGATGGCCGACTTCGCGCGAGCCCTGCCCACGCTCGTGCCGATGGACTGGATGGCCGTCTCGTCGTACGGCGCGAGCACGAAGTCCAGCGGCGTGGTGCAGATCCGCAAGGACCTCGACACCGACCTGCACGGCAAGCACGTGCTGATCGTCGAGGACATCATCGACTCGGGCCTCACCCTCAGCTGGCTGCTGGAGAACTTCGCCTCCCGCGGCGCGGCCTCGATCGAGGTGTTCGCGCTGCTGCGCAAGCCCGAGGCGGCCAAGGTCGTCGTCGACTGCAAATACGTCGGGTTCGACATCCCCACCGACTTCGTCGTCGGCTACGGCCTCGACTACGCGGAGAAGTACCGCAACCTCCGCGACGTCGCGGTGCTCGCGCCGCACGTCTACAGCTGA
- the ftsH gene encoding ATP-dependent zinc metalloprotease FtsH, whose product MDLKKITRNPLFYILLIGLFLIVGFTLITSLGGAKQISTQEGLELLGGDTVTEVVTTDGDQRVDMTLSEPYEGSTEVQFYYVSARADEVVSAINEAAPVDGFNDEVPRPSFFDGFLSLLLPILLLGLLFWWLLSSAQGGGSKVMQFGKSRAKLVTKEMPQVTFQDVAGSDEAIEELEEIKDFLKDPSKFQAVGARIPKGVLLYGPPGTGKTLLARAVAGEAGVPFYSISGSDFVEMFVGVGASRVRDLFNQAKENAPAIIFIDEIDAVGRHRGAGMGGGHDEREQTLNQMLVEMDGFDPKANVIVIAATNRPDILDPALLRPGRFDRQIGVDAPDLKGRQRILEVHGRGKPLADGVDLEVVARKTPGFTGADLANVLNEAALLTARSNAQLIDNRALDEAIDRVLAGPQRRTRVMKDKEKLITAYHEGGHALAAAAMNHTDPVTKVTILPRGKALGYTMVLPLDDKYSVTRNELQDQLAYAMGGRVAEEIVFHDPTTGASNDIEKATSIARKMVTEYGMTTDVGPVKLGQSSGEVFMGRDMGHGRDFSERVAERVDVQVRGLIEQAHDEAYQVINANRDVLDKLALALLEKETLDHNELAEIFKDVRKLPPRPQWLSSDGRPVSTLPPVAVPRRVEEAAGIAASVEAEEPAAEKAPTRRATGQARPATA is encoded by the coding sequence ATGGACCTCAAGAAGATCACCCGCAACCCGCTCTTCTACATCCTGCTGATCGGACTGTTCCTGATCGTGGGATTCACGCTCATCACGAGCCTGGGCGGGGCCAAGCAGATCTCCACGCAGGAGGGTCTCGAGCTCCTCGGCGGCGACACGGTCACCGAGGTCGTGACCACCGACGGCGATCAGCGCGTCGACATGACCCTCTCGGAGCCCTACGAGGGCTCGACCGAGGTGCAGTTCTACTACGTCTCGGCGCGTGCCGACGAGGTCGTCTCGGCGATCAACGAAGCGGCCCCCGTCGACGGGTTCAACGACGAGGTTCCGCGCCCCAGCTTCTTCGACGGCTTCCTCTCGCTGCTGCTGCCGATCCTCCTGCTCGGCCTCCTGTTCTGGTGGCTGCTCTCCAGCGCCCAGGGTGGCGGCAGCAAGGTCATGCAGTTCGGCAAGTCCCGCGCGAAGCTCGTGACCAAGGAGATGCCGCAGGTCACCTTCCAGGACGTCGCCGGCTCCGACGAGGCGATCGAGGAGCTCGAGGAGATCAAGGACTTCCTCAAGGACCCCTCCAAGTTCCAGGCGGTCGGCGCCCGCATCCCCAAGGGCGTGCTGCTGTACGGCCCTCCCGGAACCGGAAAGACCCTGCTCGCCCGCGCCGTCGCCGGTGAAGCGGGCGTGCCGTTCTACTCGATCTCCGGCTCGGACTTCGTCGAGATGTTCGTCGGCGTCGGCGCCAGCCGTGTGCGCGACCTGTTCAACCAGGCCAAGGAGAACGCCCCGGCGATCATCTTCATCGACGAGATCGACGCCGTCGGCCGCCACCGCGGCGCCGGCATGGGCGGCGGCCACGACGAGCGCGAGCAGACGCTGAACCAGATGCTCGTCGAGATGGACGGCTTCGATCCCAAGGCCAACGTCATCGTCATCGCGGCCACCAACCGTCCCGACATCCTCGACCCGGCGCTGCTGCGCCCCGGTCGCTTCGACCGCCAGATCGGCGTCGACGCCCCCGACCTGAAGGGCCGCCAGCGGATCCTCGAGGTGCACGGCCGCGGAAAGCCGCTCGCCGACGGCGTCGACCTCGAGGTCGTCGCCCGCAAGACGCCCGGCTTCACCGGCGCCGACCTCGCGAACGTGCTCAACGAGGCCGCGCTGCTGACGGCGCGCTCCAACGCGCAGCTCATCGACAACCGCGCCCTCGACGAGGCCATCGACCGCGTGCTCGCCGGTCCCCAGCGCCGCACCCGCGTGATGAAGGACAAGGAGAAGCTCATCACGGCCTACCACGAGGGCGGACACGCGCTCGCGGCGGCGGCGATGAACCACACCGACCCGGTGACCAAGGTCACGATCCTCCCGCGCGGCAAGGCCCTCGGCTACACGATGGTGCTCCCGCTCGACGACAAGTACTCGGTCACCCGCAACGAGCTGCAGGACCAGCTGGCCTACGCGATGGGCGGCCGCGTCGCCGAGGAGATCGTGTTCCACGATCCGACGACCGGCGCCTCCAACGACATCGAGAAGGCCACGAGCATCGCCCGCAAGATGGTCACCGAGTACGGCATGACCACCGACGTGGGGCCGGTCAAGCTCGGCCAGTCCTCGGGCGAGGTGTTCATGGGCCGCGACATGGGCCACGGCCGCGACTTCTCGGAGCGCGTCGCCGAACGCGTCGACGTGCAGGTGCGCGGTCTGATCGAGCAGGCGCACGACGAGGCGTATCAGGTGATCAACGCCAACCGCGACGTGCTCGACAAGCTCGCGCTCGCCCTCCTCGAGAAGGAGACGCTCGACCACAACGAGCTGGCCGAGATCTTCAAGGACGTCCGCAAGCTCCCGCCGCGCCCGCAGTGGCTCTCCAGCGACGGGCGTCCCGTCTCGACCCTCCCGCCGGTCGCCGTTCCGCGCCGTGTCGAGGAGGCCGCGGGCATCGCCGCCTCGGTCGAGGCGGAGGAGCCCGCCGCCGAGAAGGCGCCGACCCGTCGCGCCACCGGTCAGGCACGGCCCGCGACCGCGTAG
- the folE gene encoding GTP cyclohydrolase I, whose translation MAVDRERVAGLVRELLEAIGEDPERPGLRQTPTRVADAYAEFFGGVGEDAATPLAQTISVSRGPAPDTLPSGAVMLRDIRFRSVCEHHLLPFRGLAHVAYLPGEQVVGLGALPKVIDILAARPQVQERLGEQIADTIAGALDARGVLVVLDAAHGCVTMRGGQQSDSSTVTIAARGALVEPAARAELIALLGAAHA comes from the coding sequence ATGGCCGTCGACCGGGAACGTGTGGCGGGGCTGGTGCGCGAGCTGCTCGAGGCGATCGGGGAAGACCCGGAGCGCCCGGGACTGCGACAGACCCCGACGCGCGTCGCCGACGCGTACGCCGAGTTCTTCGGCGGCGTCGGGGAGGATGCCGCGACTCCGCTCGCGCAGACGATCTCCGTCTCGCGCGGACCGGCGCCCGACACCCTTCCCTCGGGCGCGGTGATGCTGCGCGACATCCGGTTCCGCTCGGTGTGCGAGCATCACCTGCTGCCCTTCCGGGGGCTCGCCCACGTCGCCTACCTCCCGGGCGAGCAGGTCGTCGGCCTGGGCGCGCTGCCGAAGGTGATCGACATCCTCGCCGCCCGGCCGCAGGTGCAGGAGCGGCTCGGCGAGCAGATCGCCGATACGATCGCGGGCGCCCTCGATGCGCGGGGCGTGCTGGTGGTCCTGGATGCCGCGCACGGCTGCGTCACGATGCGCGGCGGTCAGCAGTCCGACTCGAGCACCGTCACGATCGCCGCCCGCGGAGCGCTCGTCGAGCCCGCGGCGCGCGCCGAGCTCATCGCACTGCTGGGGGCCGCGCACGCATGA